The Oncorhynchus mykiss isolate Arlee chromosome 17, USDA_OmykA_1.1, whole genome shotgun sequence genomic interval TAATGACTGTAGGCATACAGTAGATCCGGCCCAGGACCATTTCATTCCATTGAATAATTGGCTCATGGATGCTGTTACAGTCACCTCATTTTCAGCCAAATGCTGCCCCTCACTTTAATGATTTGaatctactgtacagtactgaggaGTACCTCATCTCCTTGGTGCCAGCCAGGCTTTTGATCAAAGGGAGATTTTTAATGGTATGTACCTGCACGAGACTACATCTGCAGGATGTATGCTGATGAAAATAAATGTCAACTTGAAAGTCCTGGCTGATTGGTCGGGATAGAAACATATTTTTGGATTATTTGGAGATGAGGCCTTGCATAGAAACCATGGGCCCCCCTTCTTAAGGTCACCAGAATGATTACTATGACAAACGAAGCATCAACTGTAACTCCATGATGACTCAGCTTCTAAACAGGATGACCACTATTGACCCGCCCATCAGTCCTGAACACGGTTGCGGTGTCCATTCACAAACCAGTAAACAAACTGACCTGCCTATAACCAGACCTTTCTATAATCACGGCCATAGATATCCAGCCCGACTTCCTACTGGGAGTTAACTGTTCTCATTACCATTTTCTACAGCAGCTTGTGCTGAGGTATATTTATatcagaggggaagagagagatgggtcttATCCCTGTAATGAGGCTCAGGCTAAGAGGATAagctctgactgactggctatgCGGCGGTCAGTGTCCCGGTCTGTTTCCTTTCAACTGTTGTTGACCGTGAGTCATTCACTGAACGAGAGGGGATAAGAGAGGACATAGTTGCGGGACAATAATGACCTGGGCAGTTAGCTTTTACCTGTCAAAGATTTACTTCCCGATATTGTGGTCAGTGTACACCAGAAATTATCTTAGCTCCTGTGACTAATTTAAGTTTCTAACCAGAatgttactgtctctatactgtccCAATAATTCACTGTCCAATGGCCTCTCTTACTTTTCAGTGAACCATATATTAACCAGGTATCTTTCTTTTCTTCCTCCATTCCCCATCTCCCACCTACAGTGCTGTGTTCAGAGAGAGTGGGCCAGGTCACTAAGACGTACCATGACATCGAGGCTGTCACCCACCTACTGGAAGAGGTAAGTAAATATAAGGGGATAGTTTTCATAAGTGAACCCTTCATCAAATTGAATAACGTGTACCTGAGTATATTATAGATTTGAGCAAATCACGATAGTCATCAGCCATAAGCATGTTGCTAGAATGATAAACGAGTCTTCTACTAGAAACTAGACTGTAACTACATCACAGAATGAAGAACATCAAACCGCTGTCGTCTTGCAGAAAGAGCGGGACCTCGAGTTGGCGGCCCGGATCGGCCAATCACTGCTCAAGCAGAATCGGGATCTAACGGCACGGAATGAGTTAATGGACGAACAGCTGGAGATCGCTAAGGAAGAGGTATGAAACCATCACTGTGGTCCTGCTTTGATTTATCTCACCtattacagacagaatacagtAGTACTGGAGCATAGCATTTAGCGAGAGAAAATACATACAGCGTATGTTGTCTTTAGTTCCAGTCCGGCATTAACACAGCTGGTTCAACTTTGATTTAGACCTTGTATCACTTGAATCATTGCATTAATGCTAGGCAggatcaaaagcctgcacacctgGTAACTCGCCTGGACCAGGAATGGGGACCACTTTACATGATAGATCCTAGTTCAGTACTCTGACCCTGCTTCCTGGTTCCAATTCATCGTATGTTGTCTTTAGTTCCAGTCCGGCATTAACACAGCTGGTTCAACTTTGATTTAGACCTTGTATCACTTGAATCATTGCATTAATGCTAGGCAggatcaaaagcctgcacacctgGTAACTCGCCTGGACCAGGAATGGGGACCACTTTACATGATAGATCCTAGTTCAGTACTCTGACCCTGCTTCCTGGTTCCAATTCATCAGATAGCCCAGCTGCGACATGAGCTCTCCATGAGAGACGACCTGCTCCACTTGTACGCCAGCACAGAGGAGATCGAGAACGCCTCCGACTCACATGCACTGTGagtacacgcgcacacacatacactgcagAGTACACATACACATTGTACATGCCCTCAGGCATATCAGCACAACTTTGGCAGGTAAACGTAAGACTTAAATTCTGAccgccttctccctctctcctggtttTCAGAATGAAGAGGAACGAGTCGTCTAACTCCCTCAGTAACTTTGTCAATTATGACTTCATACAGCAGAAACTCAAAGGTCTGGAGGAGGAGAACCTCAAACTGCGCTGTGAGGTGTGGAACACTGACTACTTCCAAATACCTGAAGTCATTGAAGTGGATTGGAAACTTGCTAATGCAATTGATGTTGCTACTCCACAGGCCAATGAACTGACGTCAGAGACCGCTAACTATGAGGAACAAGAGCAGGAGctgatgatggtgtgtgtggaggAACTCAGTAAGTATATGTACTACAGTGTAATACTATGCATATTTGTTAAGGTATACGGTATTACTGTGTTCCTGAGGGAGAGGTAATTGGTGAGTGGGTGAATACAGTGAAAACAGTATATGTGTTCGTACTGTGTATTCATACTaaccctctccgtctctctccctctttttctctctctatcgtgttctctccttctctccctccaatcTTTTtgttctacctccctccatcccccagctTCTGTGAATAAGCAGGTGGTGGACCTGTCTGATGAGTTGGCCCGTAAGGTGGAGGACACCCTCAGGCAGCAGGAGGAGATCAGCTCCCTGCTCGCACAAATAGTCGACCTGCAGGCACGCTGCAAAAGGGTGAGTGATCACAGACACAACGAGGCAACGGCATACACGCACCTAAATGcatacccagacacacacacacacacacacacatgcagtgcacggacacacacacacagagttgacATGGCACTCCTCTCATGCCTTGAGGTTCCACAAGGACAAAAGACTCAAGACTCACCCACACCGAACACTTCTATAAGGGAGTACATTAAATATTTACATGTGCACTGAAGTTGGAATCTACAGTATCAAGTTGGGATACAGTATCACTGATACGATCATGGTATTAACTCTCCACTCTGTTCCTCTAGCTCACCACTGACAACGAAGAGCTGACCCAGCACCTGAGTGCCTCACGGGAGAGCCAATCACAGCTCAAATCAGAGGTAAGACACGCCCTCCACACTCTCCCAACAATCCACAGCTCATTACCCTCCAATGAGCTATCTATAACTAGTAGGATAAAGTTGCTCTTTAACACAAATCTAAGGTCTGTTTTTGGCTTTTCCCCCTTATTGTTAATGCAATGATTTGAGGAGGCtaagctgatcttagatctgtgcCTCAAGGCAAGCTTGTAAATAACCACAGTAGCAATGTGTATCTAACTGACCTCTGGCACTCCCTGGCTGCAGCTAAACTACCTGCAGGACAAGTACTCAGAGTGTGAGGACATGCTACGGGAGGCCAGAGAGGACATTAAGAACCTGCGCAACAAGAGCCTGCCCAACAGCACGGTGCAGCGCTACAGCTCCCTATCAGCCGTGTTCCCCATGGACTCCCTGGCAGCAGAGATAGAGGGCACCTTCCGCAAGGGCCTGGATGTCCCCGCCCCTACCGAGTACAAGTGAGTGATGATGTCACTGTGAAAACATAAAACACCAGGGACAATGTGCTTTTTCCAACCTGTTAAGCTCAGTTGAATGACAATACCGGTATGTCAGTTATGTGCCAGAGGTGAAGTGTTATCAAGTATGTTTGATTGAACAAAGACAGCATGACATAACAAAGCACATCTATTGATGAAAAATATAGAATAAGTCAAATACAATGTTTCCAGAAATACACTAAAGGAGATCGAATATTCAAGCAGAAATACACTGACATAAACATTGAAATGTTAGACTTACTACAAGGCACTTTGTCACCACCACTAATCCATATGGTTTATCTATGGTTGTCAAAGGAATCACCCGTGGCGCGTGTTTGAGACGGTGAAGGTGGTGAACCAAGCGTCGAGGCTGCGGTCGCGGTGCCACTCCCCCAGCCAGGTGCCCGGCTCCAGCCCTGTGTCGCTGCGCTCCAGCCGTGCCTCCACCCCCCGTACCAGCTACTACGGCTCAGACAGCGCCAGCCTCACCTTGGAGGACAAACCACCTAGTGCCGTATCGAGACTGGCAGAGATGGCACACACTGAGGACAGCAGGTGAGACTGGCAACCGCGTGTAAATATACACTCcaggtcaaaggttttagaacacctactcattcaagggtttttcttttctttttttgtattttctacattgtagaataatagtgaagacctaaACTATTAAATAGCATGAAATAATGACTGTCGTGtctccttgcttatttgagctgttcttgccataatatggacttggtcttttaccaaatagggctatcttctgtatacccccctaccttttCAGAAGactactgattggctcaaacacattaaaagaaagacattccacaaattaacttttaagaaggcacacctgttatttgaaatgcattccaggtgactacctcatgaagctggttgagagaatgccaagagtgtgcaaagctgtcaccaaggcaaagggtggctatttgaaaaagctcaaatataaaatatattttgatttatttagcactttttttggttactacatgattaggcattctaaaacttttgaccgggaGTGTACATGGGTATTTATGGGTATATGTGTGAATCACATTAACTCTCATAGTCTACAGACCTCAGACACACAGAGTATTCACTTTTCGAatgaatttgtatttgtcacatacttcgCAGACAACAggcgtagactaacagtgaaatgcttttccaTAGTATATTAATGGACTGTCCTTCATACATGTTCAAACATACAACTTATACTTCTCTGGTCGGTGTGTACTAATAACAGCAGTGTATTTGTATTCAAAACCTATCCTACCTCCTCTGCTCTGAGTGTTAGTGCATCAACAGTGTGCAGTATATCATTAACCTGCCTTTATTTCTCTCTGATCTCAGTGTAAGTGGCCCTAAGCGCCTGGGTATGCCGGGCATGCCTGGAGGCCAGGACCTTGAAGCCGCCCTCCGCTGTTTATCTGACCGCCAGCAGAGCCATGCCTCAGAGCGCCCCTTCTTTGAGGTGGAGCGTGAACGCAAACTCCGCGCCCTGGCCGCCGCCTGCCAGCGGGGCAGCGAGAAGGGTGAGGGGGTGGGCGAGCTGGGCTCCAGCGGGTTCCTTACGCCCAACGACAGCCTGGTGTCCAGCTCGGTGGCGTCGACAGGCACCAACTACTCCAATGGCAGCTCGCTGCACTCCTCGGCCGGATCGGGGGGCTCGCGCTCCTACCTACCTGACCGCCTGCAGATTGTCAAGCCCCTGGAAGGTGAGGAGGGACGGGGAGACCCTGTGTGTGTTCATAGCGGTAACTCAACTGTTAGTTTTACGGTAACTTGCCTAAGGTCGATGGACTCAGTTTCAAGTGAAACTATGAATGTAGACTTCACAGCTGAAATTAGACACTCTTTACAATTATTTCCTTCTTTCAATCTGAAGAATATGCATGATTAGAGATATACAGGTTATTACATAAACAAATGTGTTATTcccaacatgcaacaatgttgactATATCACACTTCCTCTGCACCCCAGGCTCAGTGACCCTGCACCACTGGCAGCAGCTGGCCACGCCCAACCTGGGAGGTATCCTGCACCCTCGCCCGGGGGTCCTCACCAAAGACTTCCGGGAGCTGGAGATTGACCTCCAACACGTCTACAGCCTCAATGACCTGGAGGAGGACGAGCCTGACCTATTACAGCTCTCCCATGGCCTGGCTGCTGGAGCCCATGGCACCATGGGTAAGAAAAGAGGCCACAGGGTAGTGTTTAGTTGAATTTAGTAGATAGGGTCTCAATTGTGAGTGagaacactcacacatacacacacattacacactcaTTCCTCTGGTCCATCTAGTCTGGTGTGGAAATCTGAtcattctcccttctccctccgaCGGAACTCTTTAGGTCCGTCAGATTGGGTAAGGGAGAACGATCAGGCATTGACACTGGAACCTTCTATTTGGATAACATGTCTACTGTGGTCCATATCCCCCTAAGTTCACCTGTGTGGTAGGTGTTATGTTACTAAACAGTTTGTGTCATTCCAACTCATACTGTCGTTGTATATCATACATTCTCCCATCTGTGTCGTGTGGTGGGTGGCTCTGGGATTTTCCTCATCCATTGTGAGTAgctttgtgtgttgttgtgtttgtgtgtagttgtgttAAGTGTGTCCATCACCCACAGTCACTCCTCCATCCTCTGGCCCCAACCTACCCCAGACCCCTCCCACCCACACCGTCACCACCTGTCGGCGCCACCACCCATCcctcctgctcccctccttctccaccaGGTAAGATCTGCGAGTCCCTCACACACACCTATTCATTGGTTACACTTTATTTTACAGTCCGGTTTCACATTTTATTTGatgtttgttttatttaaccaggaaggccgtTAAGATATTTTTTTCAAAGGAGACCTGGCCTAGAAAGCAGCATACAGTCAAGTGCATAAAGTTACATGTTTTTTGTCTGGTATTTACTAAGAGCGTATTTATGGTGACAATGAATACTGGTAATGACGTGTAATGTAATTTACAATATGACGACAAAAGACTCTCAAAACAGCAGCTTTTCTGCCCCATTTTTCTCCTCAAAGGTACCTTGCTACTTTGTGTGTGTATAGcagtccttctctcctcccttactCAATCCGTCTCTCCTTACCCCATGTCTCTCCCCTCAGTGGTAGGAAACGCTGGTCCAAGCACTTTCTCCAGCTCTAAAGGGGGCTTCCTAGGCAAAGTAAGTGCCAAAGGCACGGACAGAGTGGCAATGATGCAGGAAAATCCCATATGTAATCCCCTAACTTTTCTAAACCATGCCCCTTCTAACTCTGACCCCACTCAACCCGGAAGCAAAACTATTGATCATACCCCACGCTAGAGCCTTAAACAAACACCACTACAAAGTAACGTGAATGAATGCACTCACAGCTTCGACAATGCTTCAACCTTCTATGAATAAAACAAATGGATGTTCTTGTGTCTATTTAAATGACTTTGAGGTTTAGTATTCGATTATTGGGGTCAAATCTTAAATTAAGATGCACACGTAACTCAAACTTTAATACACACAGGTCTCCCATTCCAACATCTTAATGCCTGCTTCTCTATTAAGGATGTGGTCCATTATCTTGAATCTACTTCGTAAGCAACATGTCACACACTTGCTTGGCTTGCTATCATGGACACCATGGCCCATGTGCTCATCTTAACAGTTCCTGATCCCTTCCAGATTCTTCCAGGTAAACTGCATGAGCCAACAGAAATCCTCTTTTCAGTTCTCAGgctgactaactaactgactaacaCAATCTCTAACCCACCCTTACAGGCGTAATCCATCACTGGGAGCAACTAAACTGACTAACCACTCTTAACTAATGCTGCACTGTTACTAATGCTCCTAAGCTTCTCACTATGTATTTATTGTATTTAACAGAACTCCTGTGTCTGATTGGTATTTTTCTCTTTTCCTGTATATACAGCCTTTGCTCTCGCAGCCTGTCCACTCGTGGGAGCTGTGAGCATCTGAGTCCCACGTCGCCCTCCTCTTCCAATCAGCAGCACTGTGTGCTGACCTTGGACCCTAGCCAGGGTGGTGGCCACCACTCCACCTCCACCCCAGCACCTCCTCTATCACTGGGACTCCTGAAGCTGCTGGAGGAGCAGGGCATCTCTGCCTCCACCCTCCCCTACCCTTACCACCAACTGaccccacacacaccccacacacggCCCACAACGGCAGAGGAAGAGCGGGGTGGAGGAACATGCATTATGGAGGAAGAAGGGAGAAtgaacattttcagcttcaaCCTGGTAGAGAAGCTGAGGAGTCTGGGACTTCACAAGGTGGCAGCCCGAGGCGTGGTGGACTGAAGAGAGAACGAAGAGGAGAGAAAAGCAATCCGAAAATACAGACATCCACCTAGAGTCTGAGAAAGACTGGGAAAACTCCTTCGCCCCTTCCTCCTTAATCCTCATTGACTTCAATCCACATGCTGGCTATGCCACTGCACCGACATTTTGTGTTTCGGGCCCACAGCAATACATCATAAAATGGAACCTCGGGAGAACCATAGAGCCATACATTGAGTTTCTGTTACGTGTACAGTCACTCTTCTTTTTGTAATGGACTCATGTATTGTATATACTAGGTCTCCACGACAATGTGTGATGTCATGATCATTCTCAGGAGAATCACCTGATCACCAGTCCGGCTGGCTTGAACACGcgcaaggttttttttttttttttttttttttgaagataAAAAGATGAGAAACATCAAAGAAAAACATGCGTTTCTTTTTTatacctgtgtttcgtgggtgtcggatggttttacacttttttttttaaagcccccccccccccccccccgcccgctatgcttttttatatatattttttaccatcAAATACAATCACATGACCTTTTCATTACTTTGGGAAAGATTCAAGGTATCGTTATTTAAGAACCACCACCAAACAGACCAGTTCATCATCCAATAATGCACTGGAATTCAGTATTTCCTTTTGCATATTAGCTGCTATTAGAAAATTAAGCATTTGTGGGTATTAACCACATTGACTTTACTGTGGTAAAACCACAAGCACTTCAATCACTCCCCATTACAGAATGGTAGAGAGATTGATACACTGACTTTACTTCCTGAACGTTTGTGACATTATTGACATTCACTGAGTTATACTACTCTGCTCTTTACTCAAAAGTCCTCATTTAGCACTCGCAGAACTGTGTGTTTACATGGCATCACACAACATCACCTGCTGCAAGTCATTGTAAAACGCTTTACTTCGAAATGCTGTCAATTATTGTAAACTTCTGTATTTAGTCGAACCTCACCAAAAGCATTCAGGTAGTTTATCATGCTGTATCAAAGACAACAGAAAGTGACTGTAAAAGGTCTCGGCACTAGTCTATGTGCTGGATCTGTGTTATCAGAGCTTAAACTAAAGTGTTGTTGGTACAAATGTAATTCATGTCATCAGGAATAATGAAAGTGAGTTGTATGAAAAAACGATGATCAAGTGATCATGGACTGCATGCTTTTTTTGGATGCTCTTTCAGCTGTCTGGACAATCAATTGTAGATAAAAGGCGTAGGATACTGCATATCAAAAGGGAAAATGATAGCAAATTATGACAATTTGAATTCAGAAGAAAATGAACCAAACAGCACTACATATATTTCAGATGTTGAAATGGACTACTCTGTGCTGAATTCTATGTTATGATCACTGAGAGGTAAGTGTTGTACATATTGTACCACTTGTAcattaaaaagtacattgtatttaCATCAGCCACACGTGCATGCGTGTTCTTTTTCTACTCTAAGGGCCGATTTCCCCAGACACATTAAGCCTTGTCCTAGACTATGTCCTACATGAAATCAAGAAAGGTCCGTAGACATATACCGCAAACATGTTTATTTTGACACTTGGATAAAAATCAAAACTCATGACATAAGCCAATAAACATTTCAAATAGGGATGGATTCCTGAGTAACGCCAGTGCAGGCAGACGTCCCTCATTTGGCATGTGATACATCTCTACTCTGCACTCCGCCGTCCAAAGTCTACCCATCCTTGGTAGTCCCGGTCCGGACACTCGTTCATCTCTGCGAACAATACAAACCTACATGAACCAAACAGAAAAGTTCAATGTGCATTTAAAGTGCTCAAGCGCACAACGATACACTTCACATTTGCCATGGTAGATGTTGgcatctctctctcacgcacttGACTCGACACCACCACTTACCTGAGATGGCCTGCATGATTTGCTTGGACATGAACTCGCGCTGGTCCTCCGACAGGTGCGACATCCTCTCCATCCGTGCCATGCTCGTTTGAGGGTCTTGCTCCCGCTTAGCGATGTTCTCCGCAGCATTCCTCACTGCCTCCCTCCTGGCCAGTAGCTGTGGCAGTATCCCACCCTGTTTGGTGTTGCCATCCGACTTGGATACGGGTGATGTCAAACCAACCCCTACTAGCGCTGCCATGAGGACGCACACCAACAATCCACTCATTGCCATGCCTGGATGCAGAAGAAGAGTTTTCCTACAATATAGCTTTAGATTATTAGAAGTAGGGAATgcaaaaagcaatttttttgtgtgAAAGTGAGAGGTATGTAACAGTACAAAACGAAGTCGGCAAGTGCGAATGATATTGCCAGTTGTCCATGTCAGGTCTTTTATAGACAAAGGTCTATGTAGCCAATATGGTAAAAGAGCAATATCTGATAACAATGTCCAAGATGGATCCCTTGATTGATTGAAAAAGACGATGGAAACTCCATGCGTAATGGATGCTCGGTGCCAGAATGGGGCGCATCAATATTTTAATAGTTCACCTGGAAATGAGAGACAATAAATTATAACTCAGATATTCAATAGTGGTTGTTGTTACAAAAGTCTACAACCCTGTCATAACACCTGTAACCAAGGCCAAGGTCCACCAACTCTAACTTCCACTTGCATTGACATGCAATAAAACCCATAGATCAACCATTAGAAAGGCCATAGAAAAAGTTGCAAGTGGTGCATTACTTAGAAACACATTTGAAGCACAAAGGCACCATATAATTACTGTTGTTCTTAAGATAGACCTAGTTGTAAAATTATAATGACTGATATCATGAAAGCATAACCTAAACAACCGATGGGGAAGGTTTAAGTGGACAGTGTATGATGACGTACATCCTTCATCTTTGACTGGGAACAACAGAGTTGTTTACCTATAGATTTTTGTTAAAGAAGTAACTTCTGTATGTAATAAAGTCTTTAGTGTCACTGttgtagagaggagtaggcaggaTGCAGTTGCAGGTTTATAACTACTTAATTTGTTTAAGCACTATAGATCAAAGCCTGTCGAAACCCAAACGCTGTTGTGCTCGAAATATATCTTCCTTATCAAAAAGGCCCAGGGCGAACCCAAAGTGCAAAATATAACGTACTCAGGAAATAGTaggagagattcctctcaggaaaacaagtaacatttacaatgaccgacaaagacaaatggcagacggagtatatatacagtgatagagtggggattggaaccaggtgtgtgtaataatgacgAGACAAGTCCGGGATTGATGAGTGAAGGCCGTTTGCCAGCAGTAGGTTCGGCAGCAGCTAGGCCGGCGATGCCGAAAcgcctgagctggacaggagAGGGAGCCAAAGCGAAGGCTGGTGTAACATTTAGAAGCTGTGTATTTTTCAAAttcatatgattttaaaaaacacAAATTGTTGTAAGGATACCACAGCCAAAGTGATAtgctattggatataagagcaacgtcaactcaccaacattacgaccaggaatacgactttcccgaagcggatcctctgtttggtccaccacccaggataattgatcggatcccagccggcgaccgaAAACAACAGTGCCGCAGAAGGGGTAGATGGAGCggccttctggtcaggctccgtagacaggcacaccgctcccgagcatactactcgcaaATTTCAGAGATTGTAAttttctttgtttcacggaaacatggctcactcgggatacgtcaTCAGactcggtacagccacctggcttCTTCCCGCATCGCgacgacagaaacaagcatctctctgataagaagaagggcgggggtgtatgccttatgattaacgagacgtggtgtgatcataacaacatacaggaactcatgtccttttgttcacctgacctagaattccttacaatcaaatgccgaccgcattatctaccaagagaattctcttcgatcataatcacagtcgtgtatatcccaCCCCAATCAGACACattgacggccctgaaagaacttcatttgactctatgtaaactggaaaccacatatcctgaggctgcatttattgtagcaggggattttaacaaggctattctgaaaacaaggctccctaaattttatcagcatatcgaatgcacaacctgggctggcaaaaccctggatcattgttattctaacttccgcaacgcatataaagCCCACCCCCGCCCTACTTTCGggaaatctgaccacgactccattttgttgctcccag includes:
- the LOC110493606 gene encoding trafficking kinesin-binding protein 1 isoform X12, with protein sequence MECDLLERVDRGSHDVSTLTELCSGGDSEVEIVSLLSEGLPNYTLRADCMFGYDHDDWLHTPLLPPEVALGLTHDQIEETLKYFLLCSERVGQVTKTYHDIEAVTHLLEENEEHQTAVVLQKERDLELAARIGQSLLKQNRDLTARNELMDEQLEIAKEEIAQLRHELSMRDDLLHLYASTEEIENASDSHALMKRNESSNSLSNFVNYDFIQQKLKGLEEENLKLRCEANELTSETANYEEQEQELMMVCVEELTSVNKQVVDLSDELARKVEDTLRQQEEISSLLAQIVDLQARCKRLTTDNEELTQHLSASRESQSQLKSELNYLQDKYSECEDMLREAREDIKNLRNKSLPNSTVQRYSSLSAVFPMDSLAAEIEGTFRKGLDVPAPTEYKNHPWRVFETVKVVNQASRLRSRCHSPSQVPGSSPVSLRSSRASTPRTSYYGSDSASLTLEDKPPSAVSRLAEMAHTEDSSVSGPKRLGMPGMPGGQDLEAALRCLSDRQQSHASERPFFEVERERKLRALAAACQRGSEKGEGVGELGSSGFLTPNDSLVSSSVASTGTNYSNGSSLHSSAGSGGSRSYLPDRLQIVKPLEGSVTLHHWQQLATPNLGGILHPRPGVLTKDFRELEIDLQHVYSLNDLEEDEPDLLQLSHGLAAGAHGTMGPSDWVRENDQALTLEPSIWITCLLWSISP
- the LOC110493606 gene encoding trafficking kinesin-binding protein 1 isoform X8 — translated: MECDLLERVDRGSHDVSTLTELCSGGDSEVEIVSLLSEGLPNYTLRADCMFGYDHDDWLHTPLLPPEVALGLTHDQIEETLKYFLLCSERVGQVTKTYHDIEAVTHLLEENEEHQTAVVLQKERDLELAARIGQSLLKQNRDLTARNELMDEQLEIAKEEIAQLRHELSMRDDLLHLYASTEEIENASDSHALMKRNESSNSLSNFVNYDFIQQKLKGLEEENLKLRCEANELTSETANYEEQEQELMMVCVEELTSVNKQVVDLSDELARKVEDTLRQQEEISSLLAQIVDLQARCKRLTTDNEELTQHLSASRESQSQLKSELNYLQDKYSECEDMLREAREDIKNLRNKSLPNSTVQRYSSLSAVFPMDSLAAEIEGTFRKGLDVPAPTEYKNHPWRVFETVKVVNQASRLRSRCHSPSQVPGSSPVSLRSSRASTPRTSYYGSDSASLTLEDKPPSAVSRLAEMAHTEDSSVSGPKRLGMPGMPGGQDLEAALRCLSDRQQSHASERPFFEVERERKLRALAAACQRGSEKGEGVGELGSSGFLTPNDSLVSSSVASTGTNYSNGSSLHSSAGSGGSRSYLPDRLQIVKPLEGSVTLHHWQQLATPNLGGILHPRPGVLTKDFRELEIDLQHVYSLNDLEEDEPDLLQLSHGLAAGAHGTMALCVVVFVCSCVKCVHHPQSLLHPLAPTYPRPLPPTPSPPVGATTHPSCSPPSPPAFALAACPLVGAVSI
- the LOC110493606 gene encoding trafficking kinesin-binding protein 1 isoform X9, encoding MECDLLERVDRGSHDVSTLTELCSGGDSEVEIVSLLSEGLPNYTLRADCMFGYDHDDWLHTPLLPPEVALGLTHDQIEETLKYFLLCSERVGQVTKTYHDIEAVTHLLEENEEHQTAVVLQKERDLELAARIGQSLLKQNRDLTARNELMDEQLEIAKEEIAQLRHELSMRDDLLHLYASTEEIENASDSHALMKRNESSNSLSNFVNYDFIQQKLKGLEEENLKLRCEANELTSETANYEEQEQELMMVCVEELTSVNKQVVDLSDELARKVEDTLRQQEEISSLLAQIVDLQARCKRLTTDNEELTQHLSASRESQSQLKSELNYLQDKYSECEDMLREAREDIKNLRNKSLPNSTVQRYSSLSAVFPMDSLAAEIEGTFRKGLDVPAPTEYKNHPWRVFETVKVVNQASRLRSRCHSPSQVPGSSPVSLRSSRASTPRTSYYGSDSASLTLEDKPPSAVSRLAEMAHTEDSSVSGPKRLGMPGMPGGQDLEAALRCLSDRQQSHASERPFFEVERERKLRALAAACQRGSEKGEGVGELGSSGFLTPNDSLVSSSVASTGTNYSNGSSLHSSAGSGGSRSYLPDRLQIVKPLEGSVTLHHWQQLATPNLGGILHPRPGVLTKDFRELEIDLQHVYSLNDLEEDEPDLLQLSHGLAAGAHGTMVTPPSSGPNLPQTPPTHTVTTCRRHHPSLLLPSFSTRMWSIILNLLRKQHVTHLLGLLSWTPWPMCSS
- the LOC110493606 gene encoding trafficking kinesin-binding protein 1 isoform X2, which produces MECDLLERVDRGSHDVSTLTELCSGGDSEVEIVSLLSEGLPNYTLRADCMFGYDHDDWLHTPLLPPEVALGLTHDQIEETLKYFLLCSERVGQVTKTYHDIEAVTHLLEEKERDLELAARIGQSLLKQNRDLTARNELMDEQLEIAKEEIAQLRHELSMRDDLLHLYASTEEIENASDSHALMKRNESSNSLSNFVNYDFIQQKLKGLEEENLKLRCEANELTSETANYEEQEQELMMVCVEELTSVNKQVVDLSDELARKVEDTLRQQEEISSLLAQIVDLQARCKRLTTDNEELTQHLSASRESQSQLKSELNYLQDKYSECEDMLREAREDIKNLRNKSLPNSTVQRYSSLSAVFPMDSLAAEIEGTFRKGLDVPAPTEYKNHPWRVFETVKVVNQASRLRSRCHSPSQVPGSSPVSLRSSRASTPRTSYYGSDSASLTLEDKPPSAVSRLAEMAHTEDSSVSGPKRLGMPGMPGGQDLEAALRCLSDRQQSHASERPFFEVERERKLRALAAACQRGSEKGEGVGELGSSGFLTPNDSLVSSSVASTGTNYSNGSSLHSSAGSGGSRSYLPDRLQIVKPLEGSVTLHHWQQLATPNLGGILHPRPGVLTKDFRELEIDLQHVYSLNDLEEDEPDLLQLSHGLAAGAHGTMVTPPSSGPNLPQTPPTHTVTTCRRHHPSLLLPSFSTSLCSRSLSTRGSCEHLSPTSPSSSNQQHCVLTLDPSQGGGHHSTSTPAPPLSLGLLKLLEEQGISASTLPYPYHQLTPHTPHTRPTTAEEERGGGTCIMEEEGRMNIFSFNLVEKLRSLGLHKVAARGVVD